The Candidatus Effluviviaceae Genus V sp. genome contains the following window.
GCCGGTGGAACAGAATACGCCCGGACGCGCCGACCGACAGGAGGTCGAGCTCACGGTCGTCGTCGGCGTCGCCGATCCACGGGGTCGCCCTTCCTGCGTCCGACGAGACAGGCCACCCGGGAAGAAGGTCCCCCGTCAGGCCGTTCCACGCGAAGACGTTCCCGCCCGGCGAGAGGGCGACCACGTCGATGGCGCCGTCGCCGTCGATGTCTCCCGCGAGCGGCGAGCACGGGGCCGCGACACCCACGCTGTCACCGGGCGCGAGTTCGAGCGGCCACTCCTCAACGAGAGCGCCGTTCCAGCGGTATCCCCTGACGCGTGAGTCTCCGGACGCTACGAGGATCTCCAGCAGCCCGTCCTCATCAAGATCTGCGAGCGCGGGCCGCGCCGCGACCTCCCCGGAGATCCTCACGGGCCAACCGTCGAGCTCCACGCCGTCCGCGCCGAGCACGTGCAGCCAACCGTCGTCGAGGGCCAGCACCGTCTCGAGACCGGGACGGCCGCGATCGACGTCGCCCAGCACGACACGGCCGACTGCTCCCGGATCGATGTCGACATCCGGTGGCCAGCCGGCGACGGGCGCGCCGTCACCGTTCATGGCCACGACCCAGCCGCGGTTCGTCGTCGTGAAGACGAGCTCGTCCAGACCGTCGCCGTCGACGTCGCCCGCTGCCATCGAAACGTCCTCGAGCACGAGGTGGCCGAAACTGTGCGGCGACCCGGCTATGTGCTCACCGTCGGCCCCGAGAACCGACACGGCGCCGCCTCGAGACGCCACGGCGATCTCGAGTCCCGGCTCATCCGAGAGGTCGGCGGCCAGCGGAGCGCACGACGCGGCCCCGTCGATCGCGATGCCGTCGAAGGCGCCGTGCACGTCGGCCAGGCCGACGCCGCCGGAGTCTGTATGATCCCAGACGTGCAGTGTGCCGGCGGCGGTCGCGACGATGACCTCGAGGTCGCCGTTCCCGTCGATGTCGGCGAGCGCCGGCGGCTGTTCGACGGCGCCCGAGGCGTGGGCGAACTCGCCGAACGTCCCGCAGAGCGGCACGACCGGAGTGCCGTCGACGCGCCACGCGTAGACGGCACCTTCGGTCGTCGCCACCACGAGCTCGTCGAGCCCGTCTCCGTCGAGGTCGGCGATGCGCGGCGCCGCGACGACCGGCTCATCGAGATCGACCGGCCAGCCGTCCTTCCATCGGTTGAACCGGACGTCCATCGTCATGACGGTGTCGGCATCGGAGATGCCCGTGATAGACAGGTACGTTCTGCCGCCGAGGTTGTTGTCGGTCGACGGATACGTGTCGAACGAGAACGAGTCGTTGTTGGCGGCGTAGAAGGGGTCGTACGCGTTCCCCGTCCAGTAGAAGCTGTTCCAGTTGCCCAGGTCCCAGATCCCGTCGGCCTCCTCCACGGCCACTCCGAGACGGTGCCGGTCCGAGTTCACGGTGTCGAACGGCATCAGTCCCGGGGTCACACGCGTTTCGTCGATGTGGTAGATGAGAAGCCCGGGACCCGGCATGAGGAAGTCGTACTCGTGGTTCACGGGACAGATCGGAAGCGGACAGTCCGGGTCGACGGGTCCGAGAACGACGCCCCGCTCCTGCTCGATCGCGACGAGATTGTCGCCCCCCAGATCGTCGAGGCGGTTCTCTACGAGGAAGTACTCGTCGGAGGTCACGGGGATCTTGAAGAGGCGGTAGCCCCCTCCCCTTGCCGAGGAGGCCTTGACCTCGACGTCCTCGATGTCGTCGAGCAGGACGACGGGGTCGAGCCATCCCATGTACTCCTTGGACCAGGCGCAGGGAGCGCCGGGGATGAGGCCGTACGCGTATCCCCACGGCGTCGACATCCCGATCCGGCCGCCGGAGTCCATGATGCCCCAGTCGCCGATTGCCGGAAAGAAGTTGCCCGTATTGTAGAGGTCCGGGAGACCGAGGATGTGACCTACCTCGTGCGCCAGCGTGCCGTTCAGAACGACCGTGAGCCCGTCCTGGCTCGACG
Protein-coding sequences here:
- a CDS encoding T9SS type A sorting domain-containing protein; this encodes SSQDGLTVVLNGTLAHEVGHILGLPDLYNTGNFFPAIGDWGIMDSGGRIGMSTPWGYAYGLIPGAPCAWSKEYMGWLDPVVLLDDIEDVEVKASSARGGGYRLFKIPVTSDEYFLVENRLDDLGGDNLVAIEQERGVVLGPVDPDCPLPICPVNHEYDFLMPGPGLLIYHIDETRVTPGLMPFDTVNSDRHRLGVAVEEADGIWDLGNWNSFYWTGNAYDPFYAANNDSFSFDTYPSTDNNLGGRTYLSITGISDADTVMTMDVRFNRWKDGWPVDLDEPVVAAPRIADLDGDGLDELVVATTEGAVYAWRVDGTPVVPLCGTFGEFAHASGAVEQPPALADIDGNGDLEVIVATAAGTLHVWDHTDSGGVGLADVHGAFDGIAIDGAASCAPLAADLSDEPGLEIAVASRGGAVSVLGADGEHIAGSPHSFGHLVLEDVSMAAGDVDGDGLDELVFTTTNRGWVVAMNGDGAPVAGWPPDVDIDPGAVGRVVLGDVDRGRPGLETVLALDDGWLHVLGADGVELDGWPVRISGEVAARPALADLDEDGLLEILVASGDSRVRGYRWNGALVEEWPLELAPGDSVGVAAPCSPLAGDIDGDGAIDVVALSPGGNVFAWNGLTGDLLPGWPVSSDAGRATPWIGDADDDRELDLLSVGASGRILFHRLPYASQPGAFVWPTEGATPDGRGAYPDTLVSPGEPDDGAILAEERTYCYPNPARGEDITIRFHLEREADVEIEIMDVTGQVVASYEVVGTRTANEVVWNAVDVPSGLYVVRIVAFEPGGTALSGAASETKLMKVAVVR